GTATCTTGACCGAATTCTTCACAGCCTTGATGGCATCCCAGTTGGCCCGCACCTTCCTCTGGTCTTTCTCATCTCTTGTTCGCCCATGGACAGCTAAAAGAGAGCAACCAGCATCCTCAAGCATCCTAGCATAATTAATCGTGTCGTCCAAATTTGGGAAAATGCGGATTTTACACGACACAGGAACATGAAGATTGGCAACCAAGTTTTCTACTAGAGACTTCACGAGAGGAAGCTTATCCATCAGAAAAGCTCCATAATTCCCCCGCCTAGCGATTCTCTGAGGACACCTGAATACCACATTTCATTTCAATTAAAAACTTCATACTCACAACTCAAGATGGTAATGTAAATCTATAATGACATTTCCTATTCCTCTTAATCGGCATTGACATTTTATGCTAACTAGGATTCGAATAAGCGAAATTCACATGAATAATCCTAGTATTAAACAAGTAGCGAAACGCCGAAAATGAAGCCTTACCCTAAATTAATGTCAACATAGTCACAGTAGGGCTCCACTCTCTTCGCAGCTTCCAGTAAAACCCCAGGATCATTAGCACAGAATTGAACAAACAATGGACGATCCTCCTGAAATTTTCACTCTCAAAGTTAATTCACCAACTAGTAAATAACTCACTACATTTAAGTGATTACAGCCAAAAAGTTACCTTGCAAGTGGTAAATTCTTGGTTCCGGTACTTCTCAGTCTCGGTAAAAATCCGAGAGTGGAGCATGGGCGTGTACGCCGCGTCGGCGCCGTACTTCCGGCAGAGCATCCGGAACGGGAGCTCGGAGTTGTCGACCATCGGAGCGACGATCAGCTTGGGCCGGCCGAGCTTAGTCCAGTGAGCCCATGCCCGCTCGATTCGCGACTCGCGGCTCAGGCTCCGGCACGGCGGCGTCTCAGCTAAATCCAATTGCTGCTGCTGGGGAGAGCAGAGGACGTCGCCGAGGGAGTCGGGTGGGTCCGACGGGTGAGGAGTGAGAAGTTGGGGCTCCGCGGCGGTGAGGAGGGAGGCCATTTGAGATTTGGGTTTGAGAGAGGAGAGGGGTGGAATGGGAAGTTTGAATTTCATGAGGGGACGATGGGAATAGAGGAGCAACCCATCGCCGCCGCCTTAAGGGTTGtagggaggaggaggaggaggaggaggaggacagTCGCTAACTGATTCTGAGTTGTAACTGATTAGACAGTATTGGTCCACAGCTTAAGAGGTAGGTCATTTACTTTGGGCCAAATGCAATCGCAATGAGTAAAGCCCAGTATAACTGCAGAGTAGTTTTTGGCGCCGTGCATCTTCACACAGTGAACGGTTTAAATAAtagaaaaatattattattattatttaaaatggGGTTTGGAACCCCGCATAACTAGGAGGCTCAACTGTACGCCTGAATTCGTTTATTACTAAATTTAAAGGGGATGCAACAGTGAGGACATAGTGCCAAGACTCCGTGCTACATTGAAAGAACTACTACAATCCCCACAGAGGACATCCTGAATAATAACAGGTGACTCATCAAACCAAACATCATCAAGATAACTAGAACTAGTGAGGCCTATGAGCTACACCATTGGCTTCTCGAAAGACATGTGAAACCTGAACAGAATGAAAAGACCTCGAGTAAAACTTGCAGTCCTCCAAAAGCCTTCCAGACTCTGACATGTCCTCCATACCCTTATACAATGCTGCAACCATCAGTGAGCAATCACTTTCAAGTATGAAATCATCCAACCCTTGGTGAGCCGCCAAGAGTAGACCAGCCTCGCACGCTTCAATCTCTATGTGGTAGGCTGAAATAGCATGTTGAAAATTAGCGAGCAAATGCAAAGATGCATCTACCCTGCTCATCTCTCGCCATAACTCCAACCCCTCCATCCCGAGAATCATGTCGAAAACTCCCATCCACATTGATCTTAATTCTCCCAGAAGGCGGTGTTATCCACCGAGCTTGAGGTCTCTTACTCCTAACATTACATCGGGGATGCAACATAGTATACTCATCATAATACCTCCTAGCCCACTCTGCTGCATTGTAAGCATTAAAGAAACAGCTGTTCCAGAAAACATTATTACGCTCAGTCGAGACCACCCAAATATAGATTAGGAACAACTCATGTTGTCGGACACTTAAAGAATCCAGAACATTCCTTAGCCAATCCTCCATATTAAACGCATGAATCCTTGCAACCATCAAGCCAATCTCACCAATCTCGCCAAGTACCCAGAAACTCATAACCACATTACAATCCTGGAACAAGTGGAGATCACACTCCACCGCACCATGGCAAAACACACTCATAATCTATTTGGACCATTTTTCGACAGAGAGCAGATTTTGTAGGCAGTAGGCACTACCCTCTCAACAACCTCCAAGCAAACATTCGGACTTCCGGAGGAACATTAAAATGCCATATATACTTCCAATATTTATTCAACCCTCCCTCCGACCCCATAGAACTAGAAGCCCTCTTAGTATGCCCCTCAAGAACCCTAGCAATGTGATACCCACTCCGAACATAATACATACCTTTTCGATCATGGTGCCAAATTCATCTATCATCTTGCCAACGATCACTTAAGGGAATCTGTTGGATAATCTCAATTTCCATAGGCAGAAACAATTCTTCAAGGATATCCATATTCCATGCAGGACCAACATCATCAATGAGATCACTAACTTTTAAATCATCTGAACCTTCCATCGAAGTAGAGATGAGCTGAAAACTATGAGGTTTAGGAAGCCATGGATCCGACCATACCCTAATGGAACTACCATCACCAACCTGCACCCTAGAGTCTTTCAACAACAACTCCTTCCCCCAGATAATGCTCTTCCACGCATAGCTTGCACCCTTCACATTCTAAGCATCCATAAAGTCGCACAAAGGGAAGTACTTtgtttttatatatacatacctaCGATGCACGGAAGCTTCACCGGAGGTCCGATTCCCACTTCGGAATCGGAATCGGAAGCGGAAGTGCGGTTTTGAAAAAGAAGGTTTTGACACTCTGAAAAAGAAAGTTTT
This genomic interval from Argentina anserina chromosome 1, drPotAnse1.1, whole genome shotgun sequence contains the following:
- the LOC126784331 gene encoding uncharacterized protein LOC126784331, with product MKFKLPIPPLSSLKPKSQMASLLTAAEPQLLTPHPSDPPDSLGDVLCSPQQQQLDLAETPPCRSLSRESRIERAWAHWTKLGRPKLIVAPMVDNSELPFRMLCRKYGADAAYTPMLHSRIFTETEKYRNQEFTTCKEDRPLFVQFCANDPGVLLEAAKRVEPYCDYVDINLGCPQRIARRGNYGAFLMDKLPLVKSLVENLVANLHVPVSCKIRIFPNLDDTINYARMLEDAGCSLLAVHGRTRDEKDQRKVRANWDAIKAVKNSVKIPVLANGNIRHLDDAHDCLKYTGADGVLSAESLLENPALFAGFRTAEWVEEGEEWKKDRKLDQADLLVEYLKLCEQYPVPWRMIRAHVHKMLGDWFRMHPHIREDFNAQHILTFEFLYDMVDRLRELGKGTPLHLKDINSASIPANGLAMSSV